One genomic window of Aggregatilinea lenta includes the following:
- the mutL gene encoding DNA mismatch repair endonuclease MutL: protein MSGMIQVLADTVAAQIAAGEVVERPASVVKELVENALDAGAGVVTVLVEEGGKKLIRVSDDGAGIAQDELALAFARHATSKLRTVADLDRIHTLGFRGEALASIAAVSRTTIVSRARGDSAGATAQVEGGEVRYVRQAGAPVGTVVAVENLFFNTPARLKFLKSESTERRHIMQLVSNYAMAYPNVRFRLIMEGREQFHSTGSGDVADVLVEVFGLEAFKEMLEVSPQPPSRPDLPPIEVYGFTSTPNLNRSNRSQIILFVNGRTISDQSLTYAVVQAYHTLIPSGRYPMAVLMIALEPDEVDVNVHPTKAEVRFRAPEAVFSAVQRAVRRAVVDQAPVPPMGGDPYGSVEDGWRPAPSADQPPRAMVPGEEQLRMELNALDPGRYAHQRPDYMTPSPQPQTAPTEIPEGIGRPARPRTLPILRVIGQVGAMYIVAEGPAGLYLIDQHAAHERILYEQFMAEQAAMEPVAQRTLDAATVELPPAAAHLVEEAQNVLAGLGFEIELFGANTFRVRAIPALLADREPGDVLRMIVQDLESGNEPGGVTLEEKLVRRVCKTAAVKAGQTLSYDEMQGLIRQLERCESPRTCPHGRPTMLHISGDELAKQFGRT, encoded by the coding sequence ATGAGCGGAATGATTCAAGTACTGGCAGACACCGTCGCGGCGCAAATCGCGGCAGGTGAAGTGGTCGAGCGCCCGGCGTCGGTGGTGAAGGAACTGGTCGAAAACGCGCTGGACGCCGGGGCGGGCGTGGTGACGGTCTTAGTCGAGGAGGGCGGCAAGAAGCTCATCCGCGTGAGCGACGACGGCGCGGGCATCGCGCAGGACGAGCTGGCGCTGGCCTTTGCGCGGCACGCCACGAGCAAGCTGCGGACGGTGGCCGACCTGGACCGCATCCACACGCTGGGCTTCCGGGGCGAGGCGCTGGCGAGCATCGCCGCCGTGAGCCGCACGACGATCGTGTCGCGCGCGCGGGGCGATTCTGCGGGGGCGACAGCGCAGGTCGAAGGCGGCGAAGTGCGTTACGTGCGACAGGCGGGCGCGCCGGTCGGGACGGTGGTCGCGGTCGAGAACCTGTTTTTCAACACGCCCGCGCGGCTGAAGTTCCTTAAGTCCGAGAGCACCGAGCGCCGCCACATTATGCAACTCGTTTCCAACTATGCGATGGCCTATCCCAACGTACGTTTCCGGCTGATCATGGAAGGGCGCGAGCAGTTCCACAGCACAGGCAGCGGCGATGTGGCCGACGTGCTGGTGGAGGTGTTTGGGTTGGAGGCGTTCAAGGAAATGCTGGAAGTCAGCCCGCAACCACCATCGCGTCCGGATCTGCCGCCGATCGAAGTGTATGGATTCACCTCGACGCCGAACCTCAACCGCTCCAACCGCTCGCAGATCATCCTGTTCGTGAACGGGCGGACCATCAGCGACCAGAGCCTGACGTATGCTGTGGTTCAAGCGTACCACACGCTGATCCCCAGCGGGCGCTACCCGATGGCGGTGCTGATGATCGCGCTGGAGCCGGACGAGGTGGACGTCAATGTGCACCCGACGAAGGCCGAGGTCCGGTTCCGCGCGCCGGAGGCCGTGTTCTCCGCCGTGCAGCGGGCCGTGCGCCGCGCCGTGGTGGATCAGGCCCCGGTCCCGCCGATGGGCGGCGACCCGTACGGGAGTGTCGAGGACGGCTGGCGGCCCGCGCCATCTGCGGACCAACCGCCGCGCGCGATGGTGCCGGGTGAGGAGCAGCTGCGCATGGAGTTGAACGCGCTCGATCCGGGCCGGTATGCGCACCAGCGGCCCGATTATATGACCCCGTCGCCGCAGCCACAGACCGCGCCCACGGAAATCCCGGAGGGAATCGGACGCCCGGCACGCCCGCGCACGCTGCCGATCCTGCGCGTGATCGGGCAGGTGGGCGCCATGTACATCGTGGCGGAAGGCCCGGCGGGCCTGTACCTGATCGACCAGCACGCGGCGCACGAACGCATCCTCTACGAACAGTTCATGGCGGAGCAGGCGGCGATGGAACCGGTCGCGCAGCGCACATTGGACGCGGCGACGGTCGAGCTGCCGCCTGCCGCCGCGCATCTGGTCGAGGAGGCACAGAACGTGCTGGCCGGGCTGGGCTTCGAGATCGAGCTGTTCGGGGCGAACACCTTCCGCGTACGGGCGATCCCGGCGCTGTTGGCGGATCGCGAACCGGGCGACGTGCTGCGCATGATCGTGCAGGATCTGGAGAGCGGCAACGAGCCGGGTGGCGTCACGCTGGAGGAAAAGCTGGTGCGCCGCGTGTGCAAAACGGCGGCGGTCAAGGCCGGACAGACGCTGAGCTACGACGAGATGCAGGGCCTCATCCGGCAGTTGGAACGCTGCGAATCGCCCCGCACATGCCCGCACGGTCGCCCGACGATGCTGCACATCAGCGGCGACGAGTTGGCGAAGCAGTTCGGTCGCACGTAG
- a CDS encoding response regulator, whose product MSERILIVDDDVDSLKLIGLMLQRQGYEVLVASTGQQALTKAKSDRPDLIILDIMMPDMDGYEVCRRLRHDPGTQPIPIIMFTARTMVDDKVAGFEAGADDYLTKPTHPAELASRIKAVLARSAAQGRGAAGQSLAIGIIGAKGGLGTTTLAVNIASALSQHDPTIVTDFRPGMGTIGLSLGFGRSTGLANLLSRPVSEMSARSIENEMVTHSSGLRLLLSSARPKETLLAITPESASATLRNLRSLARNVVVDLGPGLTRVSARVLQEAELAVLTVEPTRVGLTMANDLLHELDQIGISETRISIVLINRAQSSLAVPWQEAEKLLNHPMTAIISPAPEVAFQAAEAGMPIVLFQPNAIVASQFTKLAEEISARSRIMAGTSHS is encoded by the coding sequence ATGTCAGAGCGGATTCTCATTGTAGACGATGATGTGGACAGCCTGAAGCTGATCGGTTTGATGCTCCAGCGTCAGGGCTATGAGGTGCTGGTTGCCAGCACCGGCCAGCAGGCGCTGACGAAAGCCAAAAGCGATCGTCCTGACCTCATCATCCTCGACATCATGATGCCCGATATGGATGGCTACGAGGTCTGCCGCCGCTTGCGGCACGACCCCGGCACGCAGCCCATCCCGATCATTATGTTCACCGCGCGCACCATGGTCGACGACAAGGTCGCGGGCTTTGAAGCAGGCGCAGACGATTACCTCACCAAACCGACCCACCCCGCCGAATTGGCCTCGCGGATCAAGGCGGTCTTGGCGCGCAGCGCGGCCCAGGGTCGCGGCGCTGCCGGGCAGTCTCTGGCGATTGGCATAATCGGCGCAAAGGGCGGCCTGGGAACGACCACGCTGGCAGTCAATATTGCCTCAGCGCTCAGTCAGCACGACCCCACCATCGTCACCGATTTCCGCCCCGGCATGGGAACAATTGGCCTATCGCTTGGCTTCGGACGCTCGACCGGCCTCGCCAACCTCCTGTCGCGCCCCGTCAGCGAAATGTCGGCGCGCAGCATCGAAAATGAGATGGTCACCCACAGCAGCGGCCTCCGCCTGCTGCTTTCTTCGGCCCGGCCCAAAGAGACCCTGCTGGCGATCACGCCCGAAAGCGCATCGGCAACCTTGCGTAACCTGCGCAGTCTGGCGCGCAACGTCGTCGTCGACCTCGGCCCCGGCCTCACGCGCGTCTCGGCGCGTGTCTTGCAGGAAGCCGAGCTGGCCGTGCTCACCGTAGAACCCACGCGCGTCGGCCTGACGATGGCCAACGACTTGCTCCACGAGCTGGACCAGATCGGCATTTCGGAAACGCGCATCAGCATCGTGCTGATCAATCGCGCCCAGTCCAGCCTGGCGGTGCCGTGGCAGGAAGCGGAAAAGCTGCTCAATCACCCCATGACCGCGATCATCTCCCCCGCCCCTGAGGTTGCGTTCCAGGCGGCAGAAGCGGGCATGCCAATTGTGCTGTTCCAGCCTAACGCCATCGTCGCCAGCCAGTTCACCAAGCTGGCGGAGGAGATCAGCGCGCGTAGTCGAATTATGGCGGGCACCAGCCATTCATAA
- a CDS encoding GAF domain-containing sensor histidine kinase, which yields MTDRDVSRPNSTPSADDQHLVARYEHLLEITRQLNSTLDLGTLLNRIVRAATELVNTEQASILLLDPATGELRFEAASNLSGSAMTAIPVPMEGSLAGWVATHGEPEMVNDARSDSRWFANVDKTIKFTTRNLLAVPMKIKNEVIGVLEVINKNDDEKWTGDDIYTLTTLASQAAIAVQNARLFQQSDFIAEIVHELRTPLAALRASTALLMRANIPELRRAEMLRTMHEETERLTAMTTDFLDLARLESGRARLETSEFSVLELVQECVGLIREQAGERGIEIVVRGEDRRTEADRTKIKRVLLNLLTNAIKYNRDQGTIYCTVDRRDDLTAPCGLVVLIQDTGHGISPENQKHVFEKFYRVAATASQTGTGLGLSIARRIIEAHGCEMGLTSELNVGTTFYFTLPIAHAQPRREPPASAVFSRPKDPSQ from the coding sequence ATGACGGATCGAGACGTTTCGCGGCCCAATTCCACGCCCTCTGCGGACGATCAGCATCTGGTGGCGCGGTACGAACATTTGCTGGAAATCACCCGCCAGCTCAATTCCACGCTGGATCTCGGCACGCTGCTCAACCGCATCGTGCGTGCGGCCACCGAGCTGGTGAACACCGAGCAGGCGTCGATCCTGCTGCTCGACCCGGCCACGGGCGAGCTGCGCTTCGAAGCCGCGTCGAACCTCAGCGGCAGCGCGATGACCGCCATCCCCGTCCCCATGGAAGGCAGCCTCGCCGGATGGGTCGCCACGCACGGCGAGCCGGAAATGGTCAACGATGCGCGCAGCGATTCGCGATGGTTCGCCAACGTGGACAAGACGATCAAGTTCACCACGCGCAACCTGCTCGCCGTGCCGATGAAGATCAAGAACGAAGTGATCGGCGTGCTGGAGGTGATCAACAAAAATGACGACGAGAAGTGGACCGGCGACGACATTTACACGCTGACCACGCTCGCCAGCCAGGCCGCCATCGCCGTGCAGAACGCGCGCCTGTTCCAGCAGAGTGACTTCATCGCGGAGATTGTGCACGAACTGCGCACCCCGCTGGCAGCGCTGCGGGCCAGCACCGCGCTGCTGATGCGCGCCAACATCCCGGAGCTGCGCCGCGCCGAAATGCTGCGCACCATGCACGAGGAAACTGAGCGCCTCACCGCTATGACGACCGACTTCCTCGACCTCGCCCGCCTGGAATCGGGCCGGGCGCGCCTGGAAACCTCCGAGTTCAGCGTGCTGGAGCTGGTCCAGGAATGCGTGGGGCTGATCCGCGAGCAGGCGGGTGAACGCGGCATTGAAATCGTCGTGCGAGGTGAGGATCGCCGCACGGAAGCCGACCGGACCAAGATCAAGCGCGTGCTGCTAAACTTGCTGACGAACGCCATCAAGTACAACCGCGACCAAGGCACGATTTACTGCACTGTCGATCGTCGCGACGACCTCACCGCCCCGTGCGGTCTGGTCGTGCTCATTCAGGACACGGGCCACGGCATCAGCCCTGAAAATCAGAAGCACGTCTTCGAGAAGTTCTACCGCGTGGCCGCCACCGCTTCCCAGACCGGGACCGGCCTGGGTCTGTCCATCGCGCGCCGCATCATCGAGGCGCATGGCTGCGAAATGGGCCTGACCAGCGAACTCAACGTGGGCACAACCTTCTACTTCACGTTGCCGATCGCGCACGCCCAGCCGCGCCGCGAGCCGCCCGCCAGCGCCGTCTTCTCACGCCCCAAAGACCCATCCCAATAG
- a CDS encoding OsmC family protein, giving the protein MVDLRSIQKPFKDQYRADERAAQITLTAKGSQTGTPLSCSVDIGRAIYHAEAHTGVGGTGTAACSGDLLLGALSACAQLTCQMVAAAMGVPVERIEVTVEGDLDLRGTLGVSKEAAVGFEAIRVRFHLDAPEASEEQVAKLREKTEQYCVVMQTLLQPPLVETIWPE; this is encoded by the coding sequence ATGGTCGACCTGCGATCAATTCAAAAGCCGTTCAAGGACCAGTATCGTGCGGACGAGCGCGCCGCCCAGATTACGCTGACGGCCAAAGGCAGCCAGACGGGCACACCGCTGTCGTGCTCGGTGGATATCGGGCGCGCGATCTACCATGCCGAGGCGCATACGGGCGTCGGCGGCACGGGCACGGCGGCGTGTTCGGGCGACTTGCTGCTGGGCGCGCTGTCGGCGTGCGCGCAGCTTACCTGCCAGATGGTCGCCGCCGCGATGGGCGTGCCGGTGGAGCGGATCGAGGTGACGGTCGAAGGTGACCTTGATCTGCGCGGCACGCTCGGCGTGTCGAAGGAGGCCGCCGTCGGGTTCGAGGCGATCCGGGTGCGGTTTCATCTCGACGCGCCAGAGGCCAGCGAGGAACAGGTGGCGAAGCTGCGCGAAAAGACGGAACAGTACTGCGTGGTGATGCAGACGCTGCTCCAACCGCCGCTGGTCGAGACGATCTGGCCGGAGTAG
- a CDS encoding SIR2 family NAD-dependent protein deacylase gives MNGESSFRAALDLLRQGRYVVALTGAGISTRSGIPDFRSPTSGLWERANPAEVASIYGFRHHPERFYDWIRPLAHLIFDAEPNSAHLALAHMEAAGHLASIVTQNIDMLHTRAGSHAVYEVHGHLREVTCIQCFSTYPAEPLIQDFFRTNTLPRCPICGNVLKPNVILFGEQLPAVPLMAARREARHCDVMLIVGSSLEVYPAAELPLLARESGASLILVNLADTPLDALADVVIHADVVDVLPRLASALESE, from the coding sequence ATGAACGGTGAGAGCAGCTTCCGGGCGGCGCTCGATCTGCTGCGCCAGGGCCGCTACGTGGTCGCCCTGACCGGCGCAGGCATCAGCACCCGCTCTGGCATTCCCGACTTCCGCAGCCCCACGTCGGGCCTATGGGAGCGCGCCAACCCCGCCGAGGTGGCCAGCATCTACGGTTTCCGGCACCACCCGGAGCGCTTCTACGACTGGATTCGACCTCTGGCGCACCTGATCTTCGACGCCGAGCCAAATTCCGCGCACCTCGCGCTGGCGCACATGGAAGCTGCCGGACATCTGGCCAGCATCGTCACGCAGAACATCGACATGCTGCACACCCGCGCCGGATCGCACGCCGTCTATGAGGTGCACGGCCACCTGCGCGAAGTGACCTGCATCCAGTGTTTCAGCACCTATCCAGCAGAGCCGCTCATTCAGGATTTCTTCCGCACCAACACCCTGCCCCGCTGCCCGATATGCGGAAATGTGTTAAAACCCAACGTGATCCTGTTTGGCGAGCAGCTACCCGCCGTCCCGCTGATGGCTGCCCGCCGTGAGGCCCGGCACTGTGATGTGATGCTCATCGTGGGGTCGTCCCTTGAAGTGTACCCGGCTGCCGAGCTGCCCTTACTGGCGCGGGAATCCGGCGCGTCGCTGATTCTGGTGAATCTGGCCGACACACCGCTCGACGCGCTGGCTGATGTCGTCATCCATGCCGATGTGGTCGACGTGCTGCCCCGGTTGGCGTCGGCTCTAGAAAGCGAATAG
- a CDS encoding LysM peptidoglycan-binding domain-containing protein codes for MSRMWLITPVLLLALLLAACGDDDEQPNRASPTPPPPASPTVIAAAPTQTPGGPTRSPSPTLPPTITATGTSEPLPATETPLPTDTPGPYEYTVQTGDDCVGIAYQFGHSSLDVIALIAQMNELARPCVLPGPGTTILVPRPTLTPTEMGADMTQTAIATSAPPMVTREAPSIFATTSYTVQEGDTLMSVAIGNDTTMRTICDLNQKPDANPNGIDCRTCTWETSNCCCSPAPVLSVGQDLYVPAATPTPTVTATLTGSETPTPTPTHPAPQAVFPADGATVSGSVRLSWVSTGPLAADERYRVTLTDTASGGIFQTDTRQLSIDVPAEYLPTDGQTHAFTWQVSVIRIGEGGVAYPLTTAMPERSFSWTNGG; via the coding sequence ATGTCTCGTATGTGGCTTATCACGCCGGTGCTGCTGCTGGCGCTGCTGCTCGCCGCGTGCGGCGATGATGATGAACAGCCCAACCGCGCTTCACCGACGCCGCCCCCACCGGCCAGCCCAACCGTGATCGCCGCCGCGCCGACCCAGACGCCCGGCGGCCCGACGCGCAGCCCGTCGCCCACGCTGCCGCCAACCATCACCGCGACCGGCACATCCGAACCGCTGCCCGCGACCGAAACCCCGCTGCCGACCGATACGCCCGGCCCGTACGAATATACGGTGCAGACGGGCGACGACTGCGTGGGCATCGCGTACCAGTTTGGACACAGCAGCCTGGACGTGATTGCGCTCATCGCACAGATGAACGAGTTGGCGCGCCCGTGCGTGCTGCCGGGGCCGGGCACCACAATCCTGGTGCCCCGTCCGACGCTGACGCCGACTGAGATGGGCGCGGATATGACGCAAACGGCGATTGCCACCAGCGCACCGCCGATGGTCACGCGGGAAGCGCCGAGCATCTTCGCCACGACGTCGTACACGGTGCAGGAAGGCGATACGCTGATGAGCGTCGCCATCGGTAACGACACGACGATGCGCACAATCTGTGACCTGAACCAGAAGCCCGACGCGAACCCGAACGGCATCGACTGCCGCACCTGCACGTGGGAGACGTCCAACTGCTGCTGCTCGCCCGCACCGGTGCTGAGCGTGGGGCAGGACCTGTATGTGCCCGCTGCCACACCCACGCCAACCGTTACCGCGACACTGACCGGCAGCGAGACGCCGACGCCCACGCCGACACACCCCGCGCCGCAGGCCGTGTTCCCGGCGGACGGCGCGACGGTCTCCGGCTCGGTGCGGCTGTCGTGGGTCTCGACCGGCCCGCTGGCCGCCGACGAGCGCTACCGGGTAACGCTGACAGATACGGCGAGCGGCGGTATCTTCCAGACCGACACGCGCCAGTTGTCGATTGATGTCCCGGCAGAGTATCTGCCAACGGACGGCCAGACGCACGCCTTCACGTGGCAGGTGTCCGTGATCCGCATCGGCGAGGGCGGTGTGGCCTACCCGCTGACGACGGCTATGCCGGAGCGTTCGTTCAGTTGGACGAACGGCGGCTAG
- a CDS encoding MDR/zinc-dependent alcohol dehydrogenase-like family protein — protein sequence MDQNVREAVFDGTLAVQQRPYPVPEPDEALIRLRLAGICNTDLELMRGYQGFSGTLGHEFVGEVVAGPDTWIGRRVVGEINISCGACDLCRRGMPTQCRNRRTLGIHDYAGAFADVFRLPVRNLHAVPEGVTDAEAVFVEPLAAACQILEAMHIQPTDRVVLIGAGKLGLLCAQVLRLTGADLSVVVRHDKPAALLARWDIHAVRANELEPRAADVVVDCTGQETGFAAALDLVRARGTIVLKSTYHGMPQADLTRIAVSEIRVVGSRCGPFPTALRLLDQKLVDVRPMIEARYPLDEAAAAIEHASLPGMLKVLLEP from the coding sequence ATGGACCAGAACGTGCGTGAAGCTGTATTTGACGGCACGCTGGCAGTGCAGCAGCGGCCTTATCCCGTGCCGGAACCGGACGAGGCGCTGATCCGGCTGCGGCTGGCGGGCATCTGCAACACCGACCTGGAGCTGATGCGGGGCTACCAGGGCTTCAGCGGGACGCTGGGGCACGAATTCGTGGGCGAAGTCGTCGCCGGGCCGGACACCTGGATCGGGCGGCGCGTGGTCGGTGAGATCAACATAAGCTGCGGCGCGTGCGACCTGTGCCGCCGGGGCATGCCGACGCAGTGTCGCAACCGGCGCACGCTGGGCATTCACGACTATGCTGGCGCGTTTGCAGACGTGTTCCGGCTGCCGGTGCGCAACCTGCATGCCGTGCCGGAGGGTGTGACCGACGCCGAGGCGGTGTTCGTCGAGCCGCTGGCGGCGGCGTGCCAGATCCTGGAGGCGATGCACATCCAGCCGACCGATCGCGTGGTGCTGATCGGCGCGGGCAAGCTGGGGCTGCTGTGCGCGCAGGTGCTGCGCCTGACCGGGGCGGATCTGTCGGTAGTGGTGCGGCACGACAAGCCCGCCGCGCTGCTGGCCAGGTGGGACATCCACGCGGTGCGCGCTAACGAGCTGGAACCGCGTGCAGCGGACGTGGTGGTAGATTGTACCGGGCAGGAGACGGGCTTCGCGGCGGCGCTGGACCTCGTGCGGGCGCGCGGCACGATCGTGCTCAAGAGCACGTATCACGGTATGCCGCAGGCAGATCTGACGCGCATCGCCGTGAGCGAGATCCGCGTGGTGGGCAGCCGGTGCGGGCCGTTCCCGACGGCGCTGCGGCTGCTGGACCAGAAACTGGTGGATGTGCGCCCCATGATCGAGGCGCGCTATCCGCTGGACGAAGCAGCGGCGGCCATCGAGCACGCCTCGCTGCCGGGTATGCTCAAGGTGCTGCTGGAGCCGTAG
- a CDS encoding ATP-binding protein — MDELQTQLSQQSILLSVIGRLANNPSPLEPALHILLEGAQQLVVASGARVTLAQAVGGVDAVGLGLLAGDDDASDRAVLRLVEANEHGGSMGATPADLAQPGAMAQRAQAIIVTPLRAGDRYYGVFWLAFDRAPVWGDGDNELLAALVAQTALAIERAQALAAARRQHEVMAAVFNGTVDPAIVLGDGSEVLMLNAAAQDALNLDMDVAEGCTLDRLDQTAALAALLTADPEMQPLHALEFAGANGRTYSPHLTEITTRQGAPLGRLLWLRDITHFKRVNANLSDFLSTVSHDMRSPLTFMKGYCDMMGLVGPLNERQTTFVEKIESGVMQMSDMVEKILEAGRLDPETGSYELAREATDVTALAQRAVTSMTAAADKKGLTLRSAIQPNMPAMNLDSGMVGSAFTNLVENAVKYTPEGGQVEVQARIVDGNLRFSVSDNGLGISESDQQKLFRRNVRIRRKEWERVKGSGLGLFIVKNVAQRHGGDVWVESAPGQGSTFIFMIPLEGINRPRPAP, encoded by the coding sequence GTGGACGAGCTTCAAACGCAGTTAAGCCAGCAATCCATACTCCTGTCGGTCATCGGGCGTTTAGCCAACAACCCCAGTCCACTAGAGCCTGCACTGCACATCCTGCTGGAAGGTGCGCAGCAGTTGGTCGTGGCGTCAGGGGCGCGAGTCACGCTGGCGCAGGCAGTTGGCGGTGTGGACGCAGTCGGGTTGGGCCTTCTGGCGGGCGATGACGACGCGAGCGACCGTGCAGTCTTACGGTTAGTCGAAGCGAACGAGCATGGCGGGTCGATGGGCGCCACGCCTGCCGATTTGGCGCAGCCGGGCGCGATGGCGCAGCGTGCGCAGGCGATCATCGTTACGCCGCTGCGAGCTGGTGACCGCTATTACGGCGTGTTCTGGCTGGCATTCGACCGGGCGCCCGTCTGGGGAGATGGCGACAACGAGCTGCTGGCTGCCCTGGTCGCGCAAACGGCTCTGGCGATCGAGCGCGCGCAAGCCCTGGCAGCAGCGCGCCGCCAGCACGAGGTCATGGCAGCCGTATTCAACGGCACCGTCGATCCGGCGATTGTATTGGGCGACGGGTCCGAAGTGTTGATGCTGAACGCGGCGGCGCAGGATGCGCTGAACCTCGATATGGACGTGGCCGAAGGATGCACGCTGGACCGGCTCGACCAAACGGCGGCGCTGGCGGCACTGCTCACGGCGGACCCCGAGATGCAGCCACTACACGCCCTGGAATTTGCGGGCGCGAATGGGCGGACTTATTCGCCGCACCTGACCGAGATCACCACGCGGCAGGGCGCGCCGCTGGGGCGGCTGCTGTGGCTGCGCGACATCACACACTTCAAGCGTGTGAACGCGAACCTGTCGGACTTTTTGAGTACGGTGTCGCACGACATGCGCTCGCCGCTGACGTTTATGAAGGGCTACTGCGATATGATGGGGCTGGTTGGTCCCTTGAATGAGCGGCAGACGACCTTCGTGGAGAAGATCGAGTCCGGCGTGATGCAGATGTCGGACATGGTCGAGAAAATCCTCGAAGCGGGGCGGCTCGACCCTGAAACGGGCAGCTACGAGCTGGCGCGCGAGGCCACCGACGTCACGGCGCTGGCGCAGCGGGCCGTGACGAGCATGACCGCCGCTGCCGACAAGAAGGGCCTGACGCTGCGCAGCGCTATCCAGCCGAATATGCCCGCGATGAACCTCGACAGCGGCATGGTGGGCAGTGCGTTCACCAACCTGGTCGAGAACGCGGTGAAGTACACGCCGGAAGGCGGACAAGTCGAGGTCCAAGCCAGGATCGTGGACGGTAACCTGCGCTTCAGCGTGTCGGACAACGGCCTGGGGATCAGCGAGAGCGACCAGCAGAAGCTGTTCCGGCGCAACGTGCGCATCCGCCGCAAGGAGTGGGAGCGGGTCAAGGGCAGCGGCCTGGGCTTGTTCATCGTCAAAAATGTGGCGCAGCGTCACGGCGGCGACGTGTGGGTCGAGAGCGCGCCCGGGCAGGGCAGCACGTTCATCTTCATGATCCCGCTGGAAGGAATCAACCGGCCCCGTCCCGCGCCGTGA
- a CDS encoding LysM peptidoglycan-binding domain-containing protein encodes MSERKATQVCTICGSTQPLSARRCGICGAVLSGQAATRISDTAHEAAPAGRTSAPRYDPAAGDDDLYAGELASRFRRLALLSLAILVLVGAGAAVLLLDPFGGDDGANVQTEPLASQPTAPPTATPRANAGGATTEVDDSAADVTFSTPTAGMVMEFPTVTPAPATPTDSPTPGPCMQTAQTGDTIYAMASRCGHRDLSIVDLILETNDMTSPEELQIGQELEIPWPTPTPGGPTTEPDGDASADLPSDGADASTDTTSYDAGGDSGTPSNLATYALMEPTLRPGLAWHTVQAGEDILTIAREYGTDIETLSKINPEIAFLQCDYGSPTGGELCSVIISIGQQVRVPVPMPTATWTPSPVGTRTPTPTPTATFNAPYLVSPADEAQFNADQIVTVRWGGTGSLGPDERYIVYVRDVDTGQEYVATVTETSYILPGGWQPSDRHTHEFEWSVAVGTVDAQNQISNENHPAEPRTFTWDSR; translated from the coding sequence TCCGGCAGGGCGGACCTCTGCGCCGCGTTACGATCCGGCAGCGGGGGACGACGACCTGTATGCGGGCGAGCTGGCGAGCCGCTTCCGGCGGCTGGCGCTGCTGAGTCTGGCGATCCTGGTGCTGGTGGGGGCGGGGGCCGCCGTGCTGCTGCTCGATCCGTTTGGCGGCGACGACGGTGCGAACGTCCAGACGGAGCCGCTGGCGAGCCAGCCCACCGCGCCACCGACAGCCACACCGCGCGCCAACGCAGGCGGCGCGACTACCGAGGTCGATGACAGCGCAGCGGACGTGACATTCTCGACGCCGACGGCGGGCATGGTGATGGAGTTCCCTACCGTGACGCCCGCGCCCGCCACGCCGACCGATTCCCCGACGCCCGGCCCCTGCATGCAAACCGCGCAAACCGGCGACACGATCTACGCGATGGCGTCCCGCTGCGGGCACCGCGATCTGTCGATCGTGGATCTCATCCTTGAGACGAACGACATGACCAGCCCGGAGGAGCTACAGATCGGGCAGGAGCTTGAGATTCCGTGGCCGACGCCGACGCCGGGCGGTCCCACGACCGAGCCGGACGGCGATGCTTCCGCGGATCTGCCCTCAGATGGCGCGGACGCGAGCACCGACACCACCAGCTACGATGCGGGCGGCGATTCCGGCACGCCGAGCAACCTGGCAACTTACGCACTGATGGAACCGACGCTGCGGCCCGGCCTGGCGTGGCACACGGTTCAGGCGGGCGAAGACATTCTGACTATCGCACGCGAATACGGCACGGATATCGAAACGCTGTCCAAGATCAACCCGGAAATCGCGTTTTTGCAGTGCGACTATGGCTCCCCGACTGGGGGCGAGCTGTGCAGCGTGATCATCAGCATCGGGCAGCAGGTCCGCGTGCCGGTGCCGATGCCGACTGCGACGTGGACACCCTCGCCGGTCGGCACGCGCACGCCGACCCCGACGCCAACCGCGACTTTCAACGCGCCGTATCTCGTTTCGCCTGCCGACGAGGCGCAGTTTAACGCGGACCAGATCGTCACGGTGCGCTGGGGCGGGACCGGATCGCTGGGGCCGGACGAGCGCTACATCGTGTATGTGCGTGATGTAGACACCGGGCAAGAGTATGTGGCGACGGTGACGGAGACTTCGTATATTCTGCCGGGCGGATGGCAGCCGTCGGACAGGCACACACACGAGTTCGAGTGGTCAGTCGCCGTCGGCACCGTGGACGCGCAGAACCAGATCAGCAATGAGAATCATCCCGCCGAGCCGCGTACGTTTACGTGGGACAGTCGATAG